From the Arvicola amphibius chromosome 2, mArvAmp1.2, whole genome shotgun sequence genome, one window contains:
- the Ghrl gene encoding appetite-regulating hormone isoform X1 yields MLTEDPLFPGPSVPTTKAMPSSGTICSLLLLSVLWMDVAMAGSSFLSPEHQKAQQRKESKKPPAKLQPRSLESWLQPEGRGQADGTEEELEIRFNAPFDVGIKLSGAQYQQHGRALGKFLQDILWEEVKEAPADK; encoded by the exons ATGCTAACAGAAGACCCTCTCTTCCCAGGGCCATCTGTCCCCACCACCAAAGCTATGCCGTCTTCAGGGACCATCTGCAGTCTGCTACTCCTCAGTGTTCTCTGGATGGATGTGGCCATGGCAGGCTCCAGCTTCCTTAGCCCAGAGCATCAGAAGGCCCAG caaagaaaagaatcaaagaagCCACCGGCGAAACTACAGCCACGATCTCTGGAAAGCTGGCTCCagccagagggcagaggacaggcaGACGGGACAGAGGAGGAACTGGAGATCAGG TTCAACGCTCCTTTCGACGTTGGCATCAAGCTGTCGGGAGCTCAGTACCAACAGCATGGCCGGGCCCTGGGGAAGTTTCTTCAAGACATCCTCTGGGAAGAGGTCAAAG AAGCACCAGCTGACAAGTGA
- the Ghrl gene encoding appetite-regulating hormone isoform X2 has product MPSSGTICSLLLLSVLWMDVAMAGSSFLSPEHQKAQQRKESKKPPAKLQPRSLESWLQPEGRGQADGTEEELEIRFNAPFDVGIKLSGAQYQQHGRALGKFLQDILWEEVKEAPADK; this is encoded by the exons ATGCCGTCTTCAGGGACCATCTGCAGTCTGCTACTCCTCAGTGTTCTCTGGATGGATGTGGCCATGGCAGGCTCCAGCTTCCTTAGCCCAGAGCATCAGAAGGCCCAG caaagaaaagaatcaaagaagCCACCGGCGAAACTACAGCCACGATCTCTGGAAAGCTGGCTCCagccagagggcagaggacaggcaGACGGGACAGAGGAGGAACTGGAGATCAGG TTCAACGCTCCTTTCGACGTTGGCATCAAGCTGTCGGGAGCTCAGTACCAACAGCATGGCCGGGCCCTGGGGAAGTTTCTTCAAGACATCCTCTGGGAAGAGGTCAAAG AAGCACCAGCTGACAAGTGA